One part of the Mya arenaria isolate MELC-2E11 chromosome 3, ASM2691426v1 genome encodes these proteins:
- the LOC128228427 gene encoding uncharacterized protein LOC128228427 encodes MMNIEQLHVSEVPFPDSPDFPEHVSFCGFQSFWNPCSTGITVQSHPIKLANSADFGAALTTECKNKKDVNKLKTYKHFFSNVKEGSVAQQLQLDNDDEIITIEDEFVPNDKHKAVLGYFAKEQTDGHRRLHLIVRREIRDGSVCCYEISAQLSRVSVDRTHSVVRAQNTRLTLNRPTEDMPLKIQVEHMYRVKGTDQYMQVTPTAATANHLLGNDMDKRVIKISKLEITGRPFLKVALASYDRKWYIGVTDGENVGVTNTETWFTQIKRGTEVMFLYNGKVLAYDKRKDRLVLVNRFLRLRYFYVFEEIVLVSGGDQVDGQWSEEEINFVVTEFSVCAITNSDNQMVS; translated from the coding sequence ATGATGAATATAGAACAGCTGCACGTGTCTGAAGTCCCGTTTCCGGATTCCCCAGATTTTCCGGAACACGTTTCCTTTTGCGGATTTCAAAGCTTCTGGAATCCGTGTAGTACGGGTATTACCGTGCAATCTCACCCCATAAAACTTGCAAATTCTGCCGATTTTGGGGCAGCATTGACAACagaatgcaaaaacaaaaaagacgTCAATAAACTTAAAACCTACAAGCATTTCTTTTCAAACGTGAAAGAGGGCAGCGTTGCCCAGCAATTACAGCTGGATAATGATGATGAAATCATTACAATAGAAGATGAGTTTGTACCAAACGACAAACACAAAGCGGTGTTGGGTTATTTCGCAAAGGAGCAAACGGATGGGCACAGAAGGCTTCATCTCATTGTCCGAAGAGAAATCAGGGATGGCAGTGTATGTTGTTACGAGATCAGTGCTCAGCTATCGAGGGTGTCTGTGGACAGGACACACAGTGTGGTGAGAGCTCAAAACACGCGGTTGACGCTGAATAGACCGACAGAGGATATGCCGCTGAAAATTCAGGTGGAACACATGTACCGCGTCAAAGGGACAGACCAGTATATGCAGGTTACACCCACCGCTGCAACGGCCAACCATTTGCTGGGAAACGATATGGACAAACGTGTTATAAAAATTTCTAAACTAGAGATCACAGGCCGGCCGTTCCTGAAAGTGGCACTTGCCAGTTATGACCGTAAGTGGTACATCGGCGTCACCGACGGTGAGAATGTCGGCGTTACAAACACAGAGACGTGGTTCACGCAGATCAAACGTGGAACTGAAGTTATGTTTCTGTATAATGGTAAAGTTCTCGCCTACGACAAGCGGAAGGACCGTTTGGTGCTGGTGAACCGCTTCCTGCGGTTGCGATACTTCTACGTGTTTGAAGAGATCGTATTGGTATCGGGCGGTGACCAGGTGGATGGACAATGGTCTGAGGAGGAGATAAACTTCGTTGTTACAGAGTTTTCCGTTTGTGCTATCACTAACTCAGATAATCAGATGGTTTCCTAA
- the LOC128226280 gene encoding G-protein coupled receptor 157-like, translated as MLNESTAPQHGIPRSEYIYVTLTAITAGLSIFGGTAICILYLTFKDLRSPARQLLLYVAASDALLALGNLLGIIWYLYSDYAVINKSEGYCDFQSAMTIYFSMTSFSWTVIMGVSLFAAVVLGKAQFTATYMKLFHIVSWIPPGIITVVALCLGVLGTDTSLETASWCWIDPRSPHVLLWQFATGKFLEIAAYIATVVLYTAIKVFLSRQAKKKIRMVTRRRIRKDVMDEANRKLTFVPLVFIVCRIWGTLRFLIGNFGHEIVNKPYVTWINPLQGIGDSAQGIANFVLYCYSTESIRRRMFRHLKCFNKVGPETGVSLDIGSRTITAGPSKTVHTKAASVTPMPPGPESAQHGPATLIYPSEMTTETGDVWIGPPESQNTYSSNLVRVKSV; from the exons ATGTTGAATGAAAGCACGGCTCCCCAGCACGGAATACCGCGGTCAGAGTACATTTACGTGACACTCACGGCGATCACGGCGGGGCTCTCCATATTTGGCGGCACGGCCATATGCATCCTATACTTGACCTTCAAGGACTTACGGTCGCCGGCGCGGCAGCTGCTGCTGTATGTGGCGGCCTCAGACGCACTGCTTGCTCTTGGAAACCTGCTGGGGATCATCTGGTATTTATACAGCGACTACGCCGTCATAAACAAGAGCGAGGGTTACTGTGACTTCCAAAGCGCCATGACCATCTACTTcagtatgacgtcattttcctGGACCGTGATAATGGGTGTGTCGTTGTTCGCTGCCGTCGTGCTTGGAAAGGCTCAGTTTACAGCCACGTATATGAAACTGTTTCACATAGTGTCTTGGATACCACCAG GTATCATCACGGTGGTGGCGTTGTGCCTGGGCGTGTTGGGGACGGACACGAGTCTGGAGACTGCGAGCTGGTGCTGGATTGACCCCCGGTCGCCGCACGTGCTCCTCTGGCAGTTTGCGACTGGCAAGTTTCTAGAGATCGCCGCCTACATCGCCACTGTTGTCCTCTATACTGCCATTAAGGTCTTCCTTAGCAGACAG GCTAAGAAGAAGATTCGGATGGTGACACGACGACGGATCCGGAAGGACGTAATGGACGAGGCGAACCGGAAATTGACGTTCGTTCCGCTCGTGTTTATTGTGTGCCGGATTTGGGGCACCCTGCGCTTCCTCATCGGCAACTTTGGGCATGAAATTGTCAACAAGCCATACGTGACGTGGATAAACCCACTTCAG GGTATTGGAGACAGCGCCCAGGGGATCGCAAATTTTGTCCTCTACTGCTACTCGACGGAAAGCATTCGTCGCCGGATGTTTcgacatttaaaatgttttaacaaggTCGGGCCGGAAACAGGTGTCAGTCTGGACATAGGATCTCGCACCATCACCGCGGGGCCATCGAAGACAGTCCACACAAAGGCGGCGTCTGTGACTCCGATGCCTCCCGGACCTGAGAGCGCGCAGCACGGGCCCGCAACGCTCATTTATCCCTCGGAAATGACTACGGAGACTGGCGATGTGTGGATAGGTCCGCCCGAGTCTCAAAACACGTACTCGTCGAACTTAGTGCGAGTGAAGTCCGTGTAA